From one Suicoccus acidiformans genomic stretch:
- the cas1e gene encoding type I-E CRISPR-associated endonuclease Cas1e, producing the protein MSDFKGARKTNIPELPRIGDRVSFIYIEHAKINRQDSAITFADSKGIVRFPAAMIGVLLLGPGTDITHRAIELIGDTGTSIVWVGERGVRHYAHGRSLARSTRFLERQAKLVSNTRTRLEVARLMYQMRFPKENVSKLTMQQLRGREGARIRKVYRHYSKLYDVPWSGREYNPDDFEASDPINQALSASNVALYGVVHSIVVALGMSPGLGFVHTGHDLSFVYDVADLYKAELTIPISFEITSTIDDGDDISRFARLKVRDAMVDGKMMKRIVKDLQALLDIPDDERLYIDTINLWDDKDHLVDYGVNYSIGEL; encoded by the coding sequence ATGTCTGATTTCAAAGGAGCCAGAAAGACGAATATTCCAGAATTACCAAGAATTGGTGATCGCGTGTCCTTTATTTATATAGAACATGCCAAGATTAATCGTCAGGATAGTGCAATTACATTTGCCGATAGTAAAGGAATTGTGCGTTTCCCAGCCGCCATGATTGGCGTATTACTATTAGGTCCCGGAACGGACATTACTCATAGAGCCATTGAATTAATTGGAGACACTGGAACTAGTATCGTTTGGGTTGGTGAAAGAGGCGTCAGGCATTATGCTCATGGACGTTCCTTAGCACGATCAACACGCTTTCTCGAAAGACAGGCTAAACTGGTTTCTAACACACGAACAAGATTAGAAGTAGCACGTTTGATGTATCAGATGCGATTCCCGAAAGAGAATGTTTCTAAATTAACGATGCAGCAATTACGGGGGAGAGAAGGTGCTAGAATTCGTAAAGTTTATCGGCATTATTCAAAGTTATATGATGTGCCTTGGAGTGGCCGAGAATACAATCCGGATGATTTTGAGGCGAGTGATCCGATTAATCAAGCGTTATCTGCAAGCAATGTTGCTTTATATGGGGTTGTACACAGTATCGTTGTAGCTTTAGGAATGTCACCTGGCTTGGGCTTCGTTCATACCGGTCATGATTTATCTTTTGTTTATGACGTAGCTGATTTATATAAAGCAGAGTTAACAATACCTATTTCCTTTGAAATCACATCTACTATTGATGATGGCGATGATATCAGCAGATTTGCTCGATTGAAGGTAAGAGATGCAATGGTTGATGGCAAGATGATGAAGCGAATCGTTAAAGATTTACAGGCATTGCTAGACATCCCAGATGATGAAAGGCTATATATAGATACCATTAATTTGTGGGATGATAAAGATCACTTAGTAGACTATGGTGTGAATTATAGTATAGGTGAACTTTGA
- the cas2e gene encoding type I-E CRISPR-associated endoribonuclease Cas2e: MPLTVITLKNVPPSLKGDLTKWMQEISTGVYVGNFNTKVREQLWQRVRESAGVGEATMSYATRNEIGYQFETHNSTRIPIDYDGIPLIMIPKEYKVEESKLNSGFSDAAKFRKAKKHTNKVERSESMSYVVLDIETDGLNPKEHSIIEIAAVKVQGANHAEFHSFVAYDKKLPPEITRLTGITESVLEQGERIDVAIESLLAFLGDFAIIGYNIAFDISFINEVLKRLSYKPLTNSIYDMQKYVKREQPFLSNYKLETVLEAYGIDKHVPHRALEDARLIYELSTKVNEFHKKFKLYSLS; encoded by the coding sequence ATGCCATTGACTGTTATAACTTTGAAGAATGTTCCGCCATCTCTCAAAGGGGATTTAACTAAGTGGATGCAGGAGATATCAACAGGTGTTTATGTTGGAAATTTCAATACTAAAGTAAGAGAGCAGTTATGGCAAAGAGTTAGAGAGAGCGCTGGGGTTGGTGAAGCAACGATGAGCTACGCTACTAGAAATGAAATCGGCTATCAATTTGAAACACATAACTCGACACGTATACCGATTGATTATGACGGCATACCACTAATTATGATTCCGAAGGAATACAAGGTAGAAGAGTCAAAGCTAAACAGCGGGTTTAGTGATGCAGCCAAATTTCGCAAGGCTAAAAAGCATACCAATAAAGTTGAGAGGTCAGAATCGATGTCTTATGTTGTATTGGATATTGAAACAGACGGTTTAAACCCTAAGGAACATTCAATAATTGAGATAGCTGCAGTAAAGGTTCAGGGCGCAAATCATGCCGAATTCCATTCATTCGTAGCTTATGATAAGAAGTTACCGCCAGAAATTACCCGTTTAACTGGGATAACTGAATCAGTGCTGGAACAAGGCGAAAGAATCGATGTAGCAATCGAGTCTCTCCTTGCTTTTCTGGGAGATTTTGCTATTATAGGCTATAATATTGCTTTTGACATATCTTTCATAAACGAAGTGTTGAAGCGTTTATCGTATAAGCCACTCACTAATTCAATTTATGATATGCAGAAATACGTAAAAAGGGAGCAACCGTTTCTATCTAATTACAAGCTTGAAACGGTACTTGAAGCATATGGGATCGATAAGCATGTGCCACATCGGGCTTTGGAAGATGCTAGGTTAATCTATGAGCTTTCGACAAAAGTGAATGAATTTCACAAAAAATTCAAACTTTATTCGCTTAGCTAA
- a CDS encoding VanZ family protein has protein sequence MGYYSLLEFFIRKGAHFINFGFLGLMIYFFLRPYINHAIILYGVAITLTFGLASFDELHQVSTLNRSGCIEDVLLDTLGAIVFVSLAHFFISLFRQNKQTDSD, from the coding sequence ATGGGTTACTATAGTCTACTTGAGTTCTTTATTCGTAAAGGTGCACACTTTATAAATTTTGGGTTTCTGGGGTTGATGATTTACTTTTTTCTTAGACCGTATATTAACCACGCCATAATTTTATATGGTGTGGCGATTACCTTGACCTTTGGGCTGGCTTCTTTCGATGAATTACATCAAGTATCAACCCTTAATCGCTCAGGGTGTATCGAGGATGTACTTTTAGACACCTTGGGTGCAATTGTTTTTGTTTCATTGGCTCATTTTTTTATTTCTCTATTTCGGCAAAATAAGCAGACTGATTCGGATTGA
- a CDS encoding helix-turn-helix domain-containing protein: MRSNRKYSDSELEKYIRLYLEDGISYRTLREEYGLLLSKQTFSNYVTKYRSHGYSGIQTKTSNNHYSHDFKLAVVEEYLDHQEPIRQLALKYNIPSHSTVKNWIIKYTKGEENKDVVPKPEVYTMKSQKKTQEEKIEIVKDYLETGMSYRETAEKYDVSYNNVYSWVQKYQKHGPDGLIDGRGRRKPESIQTEEEKLKTENAALKARNEYLETENAVLKKLQEVERELMLQEQNTKRNSRRLRNLSKKDIK, encoded by the coding sequence ATGCGTTCAAACAGAAAATATTCAGATAGTGAACTAGAGAAATATATTCGTTTATATTTAGAGGACGGTATATCCTACAGAACGTTGAGAGAAGAATATGGACTACTTTTATCCAAGCAAACGTTTTCTAATTACGTCACTAAATATAGAAGCCATGGCTATTCTGGTATCCAAACTAAGACCTCCAATAATCATTACAGTCATGACTTCAAGTTAGCTGTTGTTGAAGAGTATCTTGATCATCAAGAACCTATCAGACAACTCGCTCTAAAATACAATATACCTTCCCACAGCACTGTAAAAAACTGGATTATCAAGTATACTAAAGGAGAAGAAAATAAGGACGTTGTTCCTAAACCCGAGGTGTATACAATGAAAAGCCAGAAGAAAACACAAGAAGAAAAAATTGAGATTGTCAAAGATTATCTAGAGACCGGGATGTCCTATAGAGAAACTGCTGAGAAATACGACGTATCCTACAACAATGTCTATTCATGGGTCCAGAAGTATCAAAAACATGGGCCAGATGGCCTGATAGATGGCAGAGGCCGAAGAAAGCCAGAAAGCATTCAAACAGAAGAAGAGAAGCTTAAAACAGAAAACGCTGCTTTAAAAGCTCGTAATGAGTATTTAGAAACGGAGAACGCTGTCTTAAAAAAATTGCAAGAAGTGGAAAGAGAGTTGATGTTACAAGAACAAAATACCAAGCGGAATTCAAGGCGATTGAGAAACTTAAGCAAGAAGGATATAAAATAA
- a CDS encoding IS3 family transposase: MARSGKRVDVTRTKYQAEFKAIEKLKQEGYKITYLCEALGVSRSAYYKWLKREPSPSQLRLEWLMEQIQEVYDNYNGIYGYRRITIYLNYYKDAKVNHKCVYRLMKLMGLQAVIRRKRYQYKPSKPQHVADNVLDRQFDKDYEPRQVLLTDITEFKYGENCKAYLSAILDYGDNKIIAHKLSKRNNNQLVEDTVVQIEDEIISGETLFHSDRGFQYTSYFFKKFVDEHGLIQSMSRVGKCIDNGPMENFWGIIKAEMYRLNTYDSFEALEADIARYIDFYNNERVTLAMGLKIPV; the protein is encoded by the coding sequence ATTGCAAGAAGTGGAAAGAGAGTTGATGTTACAAGAACAAAATACCAAGCGGAATTCAAGGCGATTGAGAAACTTAAGCAAGAAGGATATAAAATAACCTATCTGTGCGAGGCTCTGGGAGTCAGCCGTTCGGCATACTATAAATGGTTAAAACGCGAACCATCGCCCTCCCAGTTGCGCCTAGAATGGCTAATGGAACAAATCCAAGAAGTCTATGACAACTATAATGGGATTTATGGTTATCGTCGGATAACCATCTATCTTAATTATTATAAAGACGCTAAGGTCAATCATAAGTGTGTTTATCGCTTAATGAAACTCATGGGATTGCAAGCGGTCATCCGGCGCAAACGATACCAGTATAAACCAAGCAAGCCCCAACATGTGGCTGACAATGTGTTGGATCGCCAATTTGATAAGGATTATGAACCTAGACAAGTGCTTTTGACAGATATTACCGAATTTAAATATGGGGAAAATTGCAAGGCTTATTTGAGCGCCATCTTAGATTATGGGGACAACAAAATCATTGCCCACAAGCTATCGAAGCGTAACAATAATCAGTTGGTCGAAGATACAGTTGTCCAAATTGAGGATGAAATCATTTCTGGCGAAACCCTGTTTCATAGTGATCGAGGGTTCCAATATACTTCTTACTTCTTTAAAAAATTTGTGGATGAGCATGGATTAATCCAAAGTATGTCAAGAGTTGGAAAGTGTATAGATAATGGGCCGATGGAGAACTTCTGGGGCATCATAAAGGCTGAGATGTACCGACTGAATACTTATGACAGTTTTGAAGCACTCGAAGCAGATATTGCACGCTATATTGATTTCTACAATAATGAGCGAGTGACTTTAGCTATGGGGCTCAAAATTCCAGTATAA
- a CDS encoding MFS transporter, translating into MEHSKEELPMVLLLLMACMTFMAIVSEMTISGIIPNLVSDLGISELQAGNLVGYYSVAAALVTIPVSMWTVSWNRKRLLLGIIAFYFLGNVLIAFSASYPTLIMGRLIGGTAAGALWPMISAFVMKLVHAEHHGRAVVIALSGATLGISVGLPLMTSIAQFAIWRVEMAFVALLFLVLSLGVYFWMPNTPGDERTAENSLSTVLGHGSVWLVMMLVALVVYANYSVYTYQANMLETFAYSGGITLAQSLFGFGSLLAVFITAKYIDSHLQWVTLGVITASIIAFLVFFFVEGASSLWHGAFILWGMGFGPLTTLFQTLASRQVPASATAIVNAIQAAVYDVSIMLGSSLGGVLLVNSGIGLVLQVAMIGLFVANELVLVSRRIFALR; encoded by the coding sequence ATGGAGCATTCTAAAGAAGAATTGCCAATGGTGCTATTATTGTTGATGGCGTGTATGACGTTTATGGCAATTGTATCTGAGATGACGATTTCTGGGATTATTCCCAATTTAGTGAGTGATTTGGGTATTTCTGAATTGCAGGCGGGAAATTTGGTTGGCTATTATTCGGTGGCAGCTGCCTTGGTGACGATTCCTGTTTCAATGTGGACAGTTTCTTGGAATCGTAAGCGTTTGTTGCTTGGTATTATAGCTTTTTATTTTCTTGGAAATGTGTTGATTGCTTTTAGCGCAAGTTATCCGACTTTAATTATGGGTCGTTTAATTGGTGGTACGGCGGCGGGGGCTTTATGGCCGATGATTTCTGCTTTTGTAATGAAATTAGTGCACGCGGAGCATCATGGTCGAGCTGTGGTCATTGCCTTATCTGGTGCTACCTTGGGCATTAGTGTGGGCTTGCCTTTGATGACGAGTATTGCTCAGTTTGCGATTTGGCGGGTGGAGATGGCATTCGTGGCGCTTCTGTTCTTAGTTTTGAGCTTAGGGGTGTATTTCTGGATGCCGAATACTCCGGGAGATGAGCGAACGGCGGAGAATTCGCTATCGACTGTTCTAGGTCATGGGTCGGTTTGGTTAGTGATGATGTTAGTTGCTTTAGTGGTGTATGCCAATTATTCAGTGTATACGTATCAGGCCAATATGCTGGAAACATTCGCTTATTCGGGCGGGATTACCTTAGCCCAGTCGCTGTTCGGCTTCGGCTCGCTACTGGCAGTCTTTATCACGGCAAAATATATTGACAGTCATCTGCAATGGGTGACCTTGGGCGTAATCACCGCTTCGATTATTGCTTTTCTGGTGTTCTTCTTTGTCGAAGGAGCTTCGAGCTTGTGGCATGGCGCTTTCATTCTTTGGGGCATGGGCTTTGGTCCTCTGACGACGCTCTTTCAAACTTTAGCTTCACGCCAAGTGCCCGCTTCGGCTACTGCCATCGTCAATGCGATTCAAGCAGCGGTCTATGATGTGTCAATTATGCTTGGCTCATCATTAGGCGGAGTTTTGTTAGTTAATAGTGGGATTGGCCTTGTGCTGCAAGTGGCGATGATTGGGCTATTTGTGGCGAATGAGTTGGTTTTAGTGAGTAGGCGAATTTTCGCTTTAAGATGA
- a CDS encoding peptide ABC transporter substrate-binding protein has translation MKRLFKLLLALLLALNVGVPLASAQAPSDLNLTLSSEPPSLDPGVTNDSTSVAILHNVFEGLTNNVDGEVEPGVAESWEISEDGLVYTFHLRDNVVWSNGDPVTAHDFEYSWKRVLNPDTAAQNSTVLHIIQGAEAYNTGEGTADEVGIKAIDDYTLEVTLEHPAPYFIELPGYYTLLPVHQATVEASDAWATEAGDGYVSNGPYILSEWNHNSDLTLSRNDAYWDNANTTIDSAFIQIIESEATQNAEYQAGNLSYLGAPFGSVSLDSVDLYRANGELQANPYSAIYWYKVNTTDEIMQNANIRKALALAINRQELIDNILKSEQIPAMSLVPPVVKGFEEKHDYFQDADFEQARQYLAQGLEELGMSDPSELTINLSINDSEAHSAVAQFIQAGWTTELGINTNIDSTEWQVYLDKVSNLDYQVARLGWIGAYNDATIFLNQYRAVDTGNNDTGWENPDFTRLMNESDQEQDDAQRIQLMKDAEAVMMEDMPVIPLYFYSNDFVTQAGYENLEPNAFGYIQLKHVTLAD, from the coding sequence ATGAAACGATTATTTAAATTACTCTTGGCGCTATTGCTCGCGCTAAATGTTGGCGTGCCCCTGGCGTCTGCCCAAGCACCCTCGGATTTAAACTTAACTCTCAGCTCCGAACCGCCATCACTAGATCCCGGCGTCACCAATGACAGTACGTCTGTAGCCATCTTGCACAATGTGTTTGAAGGCTTGACGAATAATGTGGACGGCGAAGTAGAGCCTGGCGTAGCCGAAAGCTGGGAGATTAGCGAGGACGGCTTAGTATACACCTTCCACTTAAGAGATAATGTAGTTTGGTCCAATGGTGACCCTGTTACTGCCCACGACTTTGAATATTCATGGAAACGAGTCTTAAATCCGGACACTGCTGCCCAAAATTCAACCGTCCTGCATATTATTCAAGGCGCTGAAGCGTATAATACCGGCGAAGGGACGGCTGATGAAGTAGGCATTAAGGCAATAGATGATTATACGCTGGAAGTAACCCTTGAGCACCCAGCACCTTACTTTATCGAATTACCAGGCTACTATACCTTACTCCCAGTACACCAAGCCACCGTCGAAGCGAGTGACGCATGGGCTACTGAAGCCGGAGATGGCTACGTATCCAACGGGCCTTACATCCTAAGCGAGTGGAATCACAACAGTGACTTAACCCTCAGCCGCAATGATGCCTATTGGGATAATGCTAATACGACAATTGACAGTGCCTTCATTCAAATTATCGAATCAGAAGCCACCCAGAATGCGGAGTATCAAGCAGGTAATCTCAGCTACTTAGGCGCTCCTTTCGGTAGCGTGTCACTCGACTCCGTGGATTTATACCGAGCGAATGGTGAACTACAAGCCAACCCTTATTCTGCTATCTACTGGTATAAAGTTAACACCACCGATGAAATCATGCAGAATGCGAACATTCGCAAAGCTCTAGCCTTAGCCATCAACCGCCAAGAGCTCATCGATAACATTCTCAAAAGCGAGCAAATCCCAGCTATGTCACTCGTTCCACCCGTGGTCAAAGGCTTCGAAGAGAAACATGACTATTTCCAAGACGCTGACTTTGAGCAAGCTCGCCAATACCTTGCCCAAGGCCTGGAAGAGTTAGGTATGAGCGATCCAAGTGAACTAACCATTAATCTATCCATTAACGACAGTGAAGCCCATTCAGCAGTGGCCCAATTTATTCAAGCCGGCTGGACAACCGAACTCGGCATTAATACCAATATAGATAGTACAGAGTGGCAAGTCTACTTAGACAAAGTGTCTAATTTAGATTACCAAGTCGCACGACTCGGTTGGATTGGTGCCTATAACGATGCAACCATCTTCCTCAATCAATACCGTGCCGTTGATACCGGCAATAATGACACCGGTTGGGAGAATCCAGACTTTACCCGTTTAATGAACGAATCCGACCAAGAACAAGATGACGCCCAACGTATTCAACTCATGAAAGACGCTGAAGCCGTCATGATGGAAGATATGCCCGTCATCCCACTCTACTTCTACTCCAACGACTTCGTCACCCAAGCAGGCTACGAAAATCTTGAACCCAATGCATTCGGCTACATTCAACTCAAACACGTTACCTTAGCAGACTAA
- the glmS gene encoding glutamine--fructose-6-phosphate transaminase (isomerizing): MCGIVGFVGNGPVQKVLVDGLAKLEYRGYDSAGIYIMDTDGQDALFKTEGRIADLDQLVDYDLPAMMGIGHTRWATHGEKATRNAHPHQSASGRFTLVHNGVIENYEALKAEYLQDYPFQSETDTEVLVALVDFLAKEKGLSGEDAFYQMLALVQGSYAIALVDNHTPDRLYGAKHKSPLLLAIGDGFNGLVSDAMAMIAYTDQYVELQDGEVLILEADQVHITTLDKKPIERAPYTAELDAQDLEKGTYPFYMLKEIDEQPAVLRTLINAYIQDGAYHIDADLLQAIQAADHLYIIACGTSYNAGWIGKKLLENWANIPTDVYLASEFAYDMPLLSARPFFIFLSQSGETADSRQALVEVNCMGAPSLTITNVKGSTLSREASYTLLLHAGPEIAVASTKAYTAQISVMALLAAALGNIPIQEIARDLGIVASTMESILAEKSRIQGWADSNLMETRNAFYIGRTSDYYVSMEAALKLKEISYIQTEAFAAGELKHGTIALIEEGTPVLALITDPVTGSHTRGNLEETKARGAQTMVISMEDTARDGDDFVIQSVRSELRPLVSVVVTQLIAYYTALGRGLDVDKPRNLAKSVTVE; this comes from the coding sequence ATGTGTGGAATTGTTGGATTTGTTGGAAACGGACCGGTCCAGAAAGTTCTGGTGGATGGTTTAGCGAAGTTGGAGTACCGCGGTTACGATTCGGCCGGGATCTACATTATGGACACCGATGGCCAAGACGCCCTCTTCAAAACAGAAGGACGAATTGCTGACTTGGACCAATTGGTAGACTATGATTTACCAGCTATGATGGGCATCGGCCACACACGTTGGGCCACCCATGGTGAGAAAGCAACCCGGAACGCTCATCCGCATCAATCAGCAAGCGGCCGCTTTACGCTCGTTCATAACGGAGTGATTGAAAACTATGAAGCGCTCAAAGCGGAATACCTCCAAGACTACCCTTTCCAATCGGAAACTGATACCGAGGTGCTTGTTGCATTAGTCGATTTTTTGGCTAAGGAGAAAGGCTTAAGTGGTGAGGATGCCTTCTATCAAATGCTCGCGCTTGTGCAAGGTTCTTACGCGATTGCTCTAGTAGACAATCACACACCAGATCGCCTGTATGGTGCGAAACATAAGAGCCCCCTACTTCTGGCCATCGGTGACGGCTTTAATGGACTCGTATCCGATGCTATGGCAATGATTGCCTACACTGACCAATACGTGGAGTTGCAAGACGGCGAAGTTCTCATACTTGAAGCCGATCAAGTACACATCACCACCTTGGACAAAAAGCCTATCGAACGTGCCCCTTACACCGCGGAATTAGACGCCCAAGATTTAGAGAAAGGCACTTATCCTTTCTACATGCTCAAGGAAATTGATGAGCAACCTGCCGTCTTGCGTACTTTGATTAACGCCTATATCCAAGATGGCGCGTATCATATCGACGCAGACTTATTGCAAGCCATCCAAGCAGCTGATCACCTCTATATCATCGCATGTGGTACCAGCTATAATGCCGGCTGGATTGGCAAGAAACTCTTAGAAAACTGGGCAAATATCCCAACCGATGTTTACTTAGCCAGCGAATTTGCCTATGACATGCCCCTATTAAGTGCACGCCCCTTCTTCATTTTCCTAAGTCAAAGCGGTGAAACGGCAGACAGTCGCCAAGCCTTAGTTGAAGTGAACTGTATGGGTGCCCCATCCTTGACCATTACCAATGTGAAAGGTTCGACCCTATCGCGGGAAGCAAGTTACACCCTACTCCTGCATGCAGGCCCAGAAATTGCGGTCGCTTCTACGAAAGCTTACACCGCACAAATTAGCGTCATGGCCCTACTAGCTGCAGCCCTTGGTAATATTCCAATCCAAGAGATTGCCCGAGACCTCGGCATCGTGGCAAGCACCATGGAATCCATCCTTGCTGAGAAGTCTAGGATTCAAGGCTGGGCCGACAGCAATTTAATGGAAACACGCAATGCCTTCTACATCGGACGGACCAGTGACTACTACGTCTCCATGGAAGCCGCGTTGAAACTCAAAGAAATTTCCTATATCCAAACTGAAGCCTTCGCTGCCGGTGAATTAAAGCACGGTACCATTGCCCTGATCGAAGAAGGCACACCTGTCCTCGCTTTAATTACAGATCCAGTAACCGGTAGCCATACCCGTGGGAATCTCGAAGAAACGAAAGCCCGCGGCGCCCAAACGATGGTTATCAGCATGGAAGACACCGCACGCGACGGCGACGACTTCGTCATCCAAAGCGTTCGCAGCGAACTGCGTCCTTTGGTAAGTGTAGTTGTGACGCAATTAATTGCTTACTACACAGCCCTTGGCCGGGGGCTAGATGTTGATAAGCCGCGCAACTTGGCCAAAAGTGTAACTGTCGAATAA
- a CDS encoding superoxide dismutase family protein: MVKSASEKVAEEVAFEVVSDVINQDEEVIGTATFQEDADGVVTLHLQVESLPEGEFGTHIHEVGLATPPTFEDAGSHFNPTNVEHGSESESGPHLGDLPNLVVGADGKVDETFEIPGVTLDPDGEHTLNSLDGSSLIIHTEAYDYVSQPTGDAGDRQAAAVIFAPQEGSEHIIRLMMSK, encoded by the coding sequence GTGGTAAAGTCCGCTAGTGAAAAAGTGGCTGAAGAGGTTGCTTTTGAAGTGGTGTCTGATGTGATAAATCAAGATGAGGAAGTGATTGGCACGGCGACTTTCCAAGAAGACGCCGATGGTGTTGTCACTCTTCACTTACAAGTTGAAAGCTTGCCTGAAGGGGAATTCGGTACGCATATTCATGAAGTTGGCTTAGCAACACCACCAACTTTTGAAGATGCTGGTTCGCACTTTAATCCAACGAATGTGGAACATGGAAGTGAGTCAGAATCTGGGCCACATTTAGGCGATTTGCCTAACTTAGTTGTTGGTGCGGATGGCAAGGTTGATGAAACCTTTGAAATCCCTGGCGTGACGCTTGACCCAGATGGGGAGCATACGCTCAATTCCTTAGATGGTAGCAGTTTAATCATCCACACTGAAGCGTATGATTATGTAAGTCAGCCGACTGGAGATGCTGGTGATCGTCAAGCAGCTGCCGTAATTTTCGCTCCCCAAGAAGGTAGCGAACATATTATCAGACTGATGATGAGCAAGTAA
- a CDS encoding PepSY domain-containing protein has protein sequence MKKSLKQLLALSLSASVLVSAAPVAFAESASADVESAQEEAASEAADASVASEQAESVASDAESVEADADSAAEDAEKAEAEAEAEAKVAQEAATLEEAEVSAAQAGVDAAVKQIKADYPEAAFDKIDVVYDREEDLYEITVEAFTAEEDVTYEVVWQNGSAVESGYDQNLFNTGGGEAQDAEEAASEEEEAVSAESVAESTEEAAETDASVTEADVAEAEADAAAADAVADSDERPALDLDKLVSLDEATATALETAPESQAIRWTLVADATDFWDNFQAEENVERGPVWTVELGGEADTDPTAEVNINAVTGEVIESESEQAKESAESVAEESAEEEAASN, from the coding sequence AAATCTTTGAAACAATTGTTAGCTTTATCATTGAGTGCGTCCGTATTGGTTAGCGCAGCTCCAGTCGCTTTCGCCGAGAGTGCTAGCGCAGACGTAGAGTCTGCCCAAGAAGAAGCTGCTAGCGAGGCGGCAGATGCCAGCGTTGCTTCTGAACAGGCTGAAAGCGTTGCAAGCGATGCAGAATCTGTAGAAGCGGATGCTGATTCAGCGGCTGAAGATGCAGAAAAAGCGGAAGCAGAAGCTGAGGCTGAAGCAAAAGTTGCTCAAGAAGCGGCGACTTTAGAAGAAGCTGAAGTAAGTGCTGCCCAAGCTGGTGTAGATGCTGCGGTTAAACAAATCAAAGCTGACTATCCTGAAGCAGCCTTTGACAAGATTGATGTCGTTTACGACCGTGAAGAAGATCTATACGAAATCACAGTCGAAGCTTTCACTGCTGAAGAAGACGTAACATACGAAGTTGTATGGCAAAATGGTTCTGCAGTCGAAAGTGGCTATGACCAAAACCTATTCAACACAGGCGGCGGTGAAGCACAAGACGCAGAAGAAGCTGCTAGCGAAGAAGAAGAAGCCGTTTCAGCTGAATCTGTAGCAGAATCCACAGAAGAAGCAGCTGAAACAGACGCTAGCGTTACAGAAGCTGACGTTGCTGAAGCTGAAGCTGACGCAGCAGCTGCCGATGCAGTTGCAGATTCTGACGAGCGCCCTGCTCTTGACTTAGACAAATTAGTTTCACTTGATGAAGCAACAGCTACCGCTTTAGAAACAGCTCCAGAAAGCCAAGCAATCCGCTGGACACTAGTTGCGGACGCAACAGACTTCTGGGATAACTTCCAAGCAGAAGAAAACGTAGAACGCGGCCCAGTTTGGACTGTCGAATTAGGCGGCGAAGCTGACACTGACCCAACTGCCGAAGTAAACATCAATGCAGTAACTGGCGAAGTGATCGAATCAGAAAGCGAACAAGCAAAAGAAAGTGCTGAATCTGTCGCTGAAGAAAGCGCAGAAGAAGAAGCAGCTTCAAACTAA